In Propionimicrobium sp. PCR01-08-3, one DNA window encodes the following:
- a CDS encoding site-specific integrase: MQWTPFANSSRKQHWVNIGCWRHFGGNLTMTSIQKRSDGVFRARYRDAAGKEHARHFKLKKDAVRWLNEVTASVVTGMYVDPGAGRITFEAYAEQWRDSQVWRPNTADQAKTSLKRAYPLIGERPLDTLKPADIQGMVRRLSETLAPATIEVTYAYVASVLKNAATNRRIAKTPCDGIKLPEVVHEQVDPLTIRQVEAIRDALPDRFKAMVTLSAGTGMRFGEVTGLTIDRILFLKRFIKVDRQWSKAKNEKGNIVAGFGPPKTPSSNREIPLPDSVAVALSAHIKTYGIGVHDLVFVGERGAPLSRKNFARAWRRALSKVRAADADAIAKSKRSGGDYEPLNLPNDITFHDLRHHYASLLIFAGLDIKTVQANLGHKSAQETLDTYAHLWPNTEDRTRQAVDAALNPADSRRTNAQES; the protein is encoded by the coding sequence ATGCAATGGACACCATTTGCAAACAGCAGCCGGAAGCAGCATTGGGTGAATATCGGATGCTGGCGTCACTTTGGGGGGAATCTGACGATGACCAGCATCCAGAAGAGATCTGACGGCGTCTTCCGGGCAAGATACCGGGACGCTGCGGGCAAGGAGCACGCGCGTCACTTCAAGCTGAAGAAGGATGCTGTTCGGTGGCTGAACGAAGTAACCGCGTCGGTCGTGACCGGAATGTATGTCGATCCCGGCGCCGGCCGGATCACCTTCGAGGCCTACGCGGAGCAGTGGCGAGACTCGCAGGTCTGGCGTCCAAATACAGCTGACCAAGCCAAGACCTCGCTCAAGCGCGCCTACCCGTTGATTGGAGAAAGACCGCTCGACACGCTCAAACCCGCCGACATTCAGGGCATGGTTCGCCGGCTTTCCGAGACTCTCGCGCCAGCGACCATCGAGGTGACCTACGCCTACGTCGCCTCGGTCCTGAAAAACGCGGCAACGAACCGACGCATCGCGAAGACGCCATGCGACGGCATCAAACTGCCCGAAGTCGTCCACGAGCAGGTCGACCCGCTGACGATTCGTCAGGTAGAGGCGATTCGGGATGCACTGCCCGATCGGTTCAAGGCGATGGTGACGCTCTCGGCTGGAACGGGTATGCGCTTCGGCGAGGTGACAGGCCTTACCATCGATCGGATTCTCTTCCTCAAGCGCTTCATCAAGGTCGACCGACAGTGGTCAAAAGCGAAGAATGAGAAGGGAAACATCGTGGCAGGCTTCGGCCCGCCGAAGACGCCTTCGTCCAATCGCGAGATCCCGCTACCTGACTCGGTGGCCGTTGCCCTGTCTGCACACATCAAGACCTACGGAATCGGTGTGCACGACTTGGTCTTCGTCGGCGAGCGAGGCGCACCGTTGAGCCGAAAGAACTTTGCCAGAGCATGGCGCCGGGCTCTCTCCAAAGTGCGTGCGGCCGACGCTGACGCTATCGCCAAGTCCAAGCGCTCGGGAGGCGATTACGAACCGCTCAATCTTCCGAACGACATCACGTTCCACGATCTCCGTCACCACTATGCAAGCCTGCTGATCTTTGCCGGCCTAGACATCAAGACCGTGCAGGCCAACCTTGGACACAAGTCCGCACAGGAGACGCTGGACACCTACGCCCACCTTTGGCCGAACACCGAGGATCGCACGAGGCAGGCTGTCGACGCAGCGCTCAATCCTGCGGACTCTCGGCGGACCAACGCCCAAGAATCTTAG
- a CDS encoding ABC transporter ATP-binding protein yields MANHGGAVYGPRRIDPDDKAQLQQAPVSWQRVTRLFASQRWRLILLVAIIVAIAAISMGQPFLLRAVIDDALPNRDTHLLLLAVAGMIGIAVVTAIGGVWQTWLASAIGERVMHTLRVDVFANLQRQSIDFFKRTRAGEIQSRLVNDISGLQSVLTTTATSVASNLTTAVATAIAMVALDWRLSLISLIILPPAIWGTRKVALVRRDITDARQRALSQLHGEVDEALSVSGAMLSKTLGITDRRTDSFSQISTKLIDLDMRSQLAGRWRMATMNIIFAALPAIIYLAAGFGPATGGLTIGTVVAFTALQSQIFRPIMGLLNVGAQWVASMALLSRVFEYLDLVPQVPAPGDPVAVDPGEIRGEIRYEHVDYAYPDADRLALSGFDLQIPAGNSVGLVGSTGSGKSTAASLLSRLADPTSGHVTIDGIDLRDIDPNQLASIVGVVSQETYLVHDSLRGNLLLAKPDAGDDELWSALEAARIADVVRGLPDGLDTLVGARGHRFSGGERQRVAVARTLLRNPRVLVLDEATSALDTSTEHELQAALDHLANGRTTLTIAHRLGTIRDADEIVVLEDGRIVERGTHEQLIEFDGRYAEMERQYAMGIQTASPRSALASAVAE; encoded by the coding sequence ATGGCAAACCATGGAGGCGCCGTATATGGGCCGCGACGGATCGATCCCGATGATAAGGCACAGCTTCAGCAGGCGCCGGTGAGTTGGCAGCGAGTCACGAGGCTGTTCGCGTCGCAACGGTGGCGTTTGATCCTGCTCGTGGCCATCATCGTGGCGATCGCCGCCATCAGCATGGGGCAGCCGTTCTTGCTGCGTGCGGTGATTGATGATGCGCTGCCTAACCGGGACACGCATCTGCTGCTGCTCGCGGTTGCGGGCATGATCGGTATTGCGGTGGTGACCGCGATCGGCGGTGTCTGGCAAACCTGGCTGGCCAGTGCGATCGGTGAACGCGTCATGCACACGTTGCGTGTCGATGTTTTCGCCAATCTGCAACGTCAGTCGATCGATTTCTTCAAGCGGACTCGCGCCGGAGAGATTCAGTCGAGGCTGGTCAACGATATTTCCGGCTTGCAGTCGGTGCTCACCACGACGGCGACCTCTGTCGCGTCCAACCTGACGACGGCGGTGGCCACGGCGATCGCCATGGTCGCGCTCGACTGGCGGCTGAGTCTGATCAGCCTGATCATTCTGCCGCCGGCCATCTGGGGCACCCGCAAGGTCGCCCTGGTGCGCCGCGACATCACCGACGCCCGGCAGCGCGCGTTGTCGCAGTTACACGGTGAGGTGGACGAAGCGCTCTCGGTCAGTGGAGCGATGCTGTCGAAGACCCTCGGTATCACCGATCGGCGCACCGACTCGTTCTCCCAGATCTCGACCAAGCTGATCGATCTCGATATGCGCTCCCAGCTGGCCGGCCGCTGGCGGATGGCGACGATGAACATCATCTTCGCCGCATTGCCCGCGATCATCTATCTGGCTGCGGGTTTCGGTCCTGCCACCGGTGGCCTGACGATCGGTACGGTGGTTGCCTTCACGGCGTTACAGTCGCAAATCTTCCGGCCGATCATGGGCTTGCTGAACGTCGGGGCGCAGTGGGTGGCGTCCATGGCATTGCTCAGTCGTGTCTTCGAGTACCTCGACCTGGTGCCTCAGGTGCCGGCACCTGGCGATCCGGTGGCTGTTGACCCGGGGGAGATACGCGGCGAGATCCGTTACGAGCACGTCGACTACGCCTATCCGGACGCTGATCGTCTGGCGTTGTCCGGCTTCGATCTGCAGATTCCGGCCGGCAATTCGGTCGGTCTGGTCGGCTCGACGGGTTCGGGCAAGTCGACTGCCGCGTCCTTGCTGTCGCGGTTGGCGGATCCGACCAGCGGACATGTCACGATTGATGGCATTGATCTGCGCGACATCGACCCAAACCAGCTTGCGTCCATTGTCGGAGTGGTGAGCCAAGAGACCTATCTGGTGCATGACTCGCTTCGCGGCAATCTGCTGCTGGCCAAACCGGACGCCGGCGACGACGAGCTGTGGAGTGCACTGGAGGCGGCCCGTATCGCCGATGTGGTCCGCGGTCTTCCGGACGGGCTGGACACTCTCGTCGGTGCCCGTGGGCACCGGTTCAGCGGGGGAGAGCGGCAACGTGTTGCCGTGGCCCGGACGCTGCTGCGTAACCCGCGCGTCCTGGTTCTTGACGAAGCTACCAGTGCGCTGGACACCAGTACCGAGCACGAGTTGCAGGCGGCCCTCGACCACCTGGCGAACGGACGCACGACTTTGACGATCGCGCACCGGCTGGGCACGATCCGCGACGCCGACGAGATCGTGGTGCTCGAAGATGGACGAATCGTGGAGCGAGGGACCCACGAACAGCTGATCGAGTTCGACGGACGCTACGCTGAGATGGAACGTCAGTATGCGATGGGTATCCAGACGGCATCGCCGCGGTCAGCTTTGGCGAGTGCCGTGGCGGAATAG
- a CDS encoding MarR family transcriptional regulator translates to MSERKPSDQRSSDDLGELFARVARKQRRATLAALEPYGVSPHQSRALRQIIALGPIRPSKLAECLHISMRSATEVVDALVGCGMLVREPDSSDRRAILVSATPLGVERSEQISKVRAEQGEAFLTRLTKADRAELRRILQILDEQ, encoded by the coding sequence GTGAGCGAACGCAAGCCGAGCGACCAGAGATCGTCCGATGACCTGGGCGAGCTCTTCGCTCGCGTCGCCCGCAAGCAGCGGCGCGCCACACTGGCCGCGCTGGAACCGTACGGCGTCAGCCCCCATCAGTCGCGTGCTCTGCGGCAGATCATCGCGCTCGGACCGATTCGTCCGAGCAAGCTGGCCGAATGCCTGCACATCAGCATGCGCTCGGCCACCGAAGTGGTGGACGCGTTGGTCGGCTGCGGGATGCTCGTCCGGGAGCCCGACTCGAGCGACCGGCGCGCAATCTTGGTCAGCGCCACTCCCCTGGGCGTGGAGCGTTCCGAACAGATCAGTAAGGTGCGCGCCGAGCAGGGTGAAGCATTCTTGACTCGCCTGACCAAGGCCGACCGCGCCGAGCTTCGGCGCATCCTTCAGATTTTGGACGAGCAGTAA
- a CDS encoding C4-type zinc ribbon domain-containing protein, which translates to MQADPTAQQALLQVADLDTQVARLRHRRKSLPENVQLAELQAKRGKLSEQIVAGQTRLTDAEAEQERLEIDLAPAQARLKRNQEKIDSGLITQKALQPMLDEVEHLKGRIANLEDTQLEIMQRIEDETEAIDRLTAARKEIETTMRDLLASRDKSAAELDIQITNIAEQRSTLAGRLPAELIALYDKIAQRVGGTGAAELRARRCGGCGLELDVSELKRHAHASPDEVLRCEECGRILVRTDNSGL; encoded by the coding sequence ATGCAAGCTGATCCCACTGCCCAGCAGGCGCTGCTGCAGGTCGCCGACCTCGATACCCAGGTGGCCAGGCTGCGCCACCGCCGCAAGTCGCTGCCCGAGAACGTGCAGCTGGCCGAGCTACAGGCGAAGCGAGGCAAGCTGAGCGAGCAGATCGTGGCCGGCCAGACCCGCTTGACCGATGCAGAAGCCGAACAGGAGCGGCTGGAGATCGATTTGGCTCCCGCTCAGGCCCGGCTCAAGCGCAACCAAGAGAAGATCGACTCCGGTCTGATCACACAGAAGGCGCTGCAGCCCATGCTCGATGAGGTCGAGCACCTGAAGGGACGCATCGCGAACCTCGAGGACACTCAGCTTGAGATCATGCAGCGGATCGAGGACGAGACCGAAGCAATCGACCGCCTCACGGCAGCCCGCAAAGAGATTGAGACGACGATGCGCGATCTGCTGGCCAGCCGCGACAAGTCCGCCGCCGAACTCGATATTCAGATCACCAATATCGCCGAACAGCGCAGCACCCTCGCCGGTCGCTTGCCCGCCGAACTCATCGCACTCTACGACAAGATCGCCCAGAGGGTCGGCGGCACCGGAGCCGCTGAGTTGCGTGCCCGTCGCTGTGGTGGCTGCGGGCTGGAGCTGGACGTCAGCGAACTCAAGCGGCATGCACATGCCTCGCCCGATGAAGTGCTGCGTTGCGAAGAATGCGGACGCATCCTGGTGCGCACCGATAACTCGGGGCTGTGA
- a CDS encoding AraC family transcriptional regulator, translated as MFDQAEYLMSGGNEVALARAHGVNDNMSQSHYHTYFEMYYLESGTRNHVAGDHLYRIESGEMMIFPPFVMHHSYGETDVRFKRMVVYFAPEAVLVPEVAQRLNSQVSSYRVSGQVRRTIDRTLDELAHIQDVLGEFQREQMRLLITDLLINVVRQTPTNSRIERTERMTQVIRYLHDHHDEQLTLDRIASEFHISQYYLCREFKKLTHSTIMQYVNNVRIGRAQRLLNETGMSVTQISKQVGFANVTHFNRVFRQVTAMSPTMSRRNQLEARMQTELVGFIEA; from the coding sequence ATGTTCGACCAGGCGGAATACCTGATGTCGGGCGGCAACGAGGTCGCGCTAGCCCGTGCTCACGGCGTCAACGACAATATGAGTCAATCGCATTATCACACCTACTTCGAGATGTATTACCTCGAATCAGGGACGCGCAATCACGTTGCCGGCGACCATCTATACCGCATCGAATCCGGGGAGATGATGATATTTCCGCCGTTCGTTATGCACCACTCGTATGGCGAGACAGATGTCCGGTTCAAGAGGATGGTTGTCTACTTCGCGCCCGAAGCCGTCCTGGTTCCTGAAGTGGCACAGCGGCTGAACAGTCAGGTCAGCTCGTATCGGGTGAGCGGTCAGGTACGGCGCACCATTGACCGGACGCTGGACGAACTCGCTCATATCCAAGACGTCCTTGGGGAGTTCCAGCGAGAGCAGATGCGGCTACTGATCACCGATCTGTTGATCAACGTGGTCCGGCAGACGCCGACGAATTCACGAATCGAACGCACCGAACGCATGACGCAGGTTATTCGCTACCTGCATGACCATCACGACGAGCAGCTGACGTTGGATAGGATCGCATCCGAATTCCACATTAGTCAGTACTATCTATGCCGGGAATTCAAGAAACTCACTCACTCCACGATCATGCAATATGTCAATAATGTGCGGATCGGGCGCGCCCAACGACTGCTCAACGAGACGGGGATGAGCGTCACTCAGATCAGCAAACAGGTTGGTTTCGCCAACGTCACGCACTTCAACAGGGTATTCAGGCAGGTCACGGCGATGTCGCCGACGATGAGCAGGCGCAATCAGCTAGAAGCTCGCATGCAAACAGAGCTCGTGGGTTTCATCGAAGCCTGA
- a CDS encoding TRAP transporter large permease, with translation MTIGLAIAVLFATFFVLLFLGLPISVSIGVSSIATTLFFLPWDQATFIVMQKMNNGIDSFNLIAIPLFVLAGNIMNNGGIARRLIRFAQLVVGRIPGSLVQTNILGNMLFGALSGSAVAAAAAIGGTLSPLEKEEGYDPAFSAAANISSAPTGLLIPPTAAFIVYSTIAGGVSISALFMAGLFPGILMGVVSMVIAFVYAKRHNYPTSPKVPIKERAKITLDAIPSLLLIIIVIGGIVAGIFTATEGAGIAVFYCLILSLIYRSLNAKNFMDILLKSTATTGIILFLISASTAMSWVMSYTGIPTAISEGMLSLSENPLVIFLMMNVILLVVGMFIDITPAILIFTPIFLPIATSLGMDPIHFGVVLVFNMCLGTMTPPVGSVLFVGAGVGNVSLEKVIPRLLPYIFGIIAMLLLVTYLPTISMWLPGLMGLLS, from the coding sequence ATGACCATCGGACTTGCCATAGCGGTGCTTTTTGCGACGTTCTTCGTCCTCTTATTCCTCGGCCTGCCGATTTCGGTTTCGATCGGTGTTTCATCGATTGCCACCACGCTGTTCTTCTTGCCGTGGGATCAAGCTACCTTCATCGTGATGCAGAAGATGAACAATGGCATCGACAGCTTTAATCTGATCGCCATTCCCTTGTTCGTTCTCGCTGGCAACATCATGAACAATGGCGGAATTGCACGGCGTCTGATCAGGTTCGCCCAACTGGTGGTCGGACGCATTCCAGGATCACTCGTTCAGACGAATATCCTCGGCAACATGCTGTTCGGCGCTTTGTCCGGGTCAGCAGTGGCTGCGGCGGCCGCTATCGGCGGCACGCTGAGCCCGTTGGAAAAGGAAGAAGGCTATGATCCGGCATTTTCGGCCGCCGCGAATATCTCCTCGGCACCCACGGGTCTACTGATTCCGCCCACGGCGGCGTTCATCGTCTATTCGACCATTGCCGGCGGCGTCTCGATCTCCGCATTGTTCATGGCCGGATTATTCCCAGGCATCCTGATGGGCGTGGTCTCCATGGTGATCGCATTCGTCTATGCCAAGCGGCACAACTATCCGACCTCGCCAAAGGTTCCGATCAAGGAGCGGGCGAAGATCACGCTGGACGCGATCCCCAGCCTGCTGCTGATCATCATTGTGATCGGTGGCATAGTGGCCGGTATCTTCACCGCCACTGAGGGCGCCGGCATCGCAGTGTTCTACTGCCTGATCCTCTCGCTGATCTACCGATCGCTGAATGCCAAGAACTTCATGGATATTCTCCTGAAGTCGACCGCGACTACAGGAATTATTCTGTTCCTCATCTCTGCGTCTACCGCGATGTCGTGGGTGATGTCTTACACCGGGATTCCGACTGCGATCAGCGAGGGCATGCTCTCACTGTCGGAGAACCCGTTGGTGATCTTCCTAATGATGAACGTGATCTTGCTCGTCGTCGGGATGTTTATCGATATCACTCCGGCGATCTTGATCTTCACTCCGATCTTCCTGCCGATCGCAACCTCCCTCGGCATGGATCCGATTCACTTCGGCGTCGTTTTGGTCTTCAACATGTGCCTGGGCACGATGACGCCTCCGGTGGGGTCGGTGCTCTTCGTAGGTGCCGGAGTAGGCAATGTCAGTCTCGAGAAGGTGATACCGAGATTGCTGCCGTATATCTTCGGCATCATCGCGATGCTGCTGCTGGTCACCTATCTTCCTACTATCTCAATGTGGTTACCAGGACTCATGGGGCTGCTTTCCTAG
- a CDS encoding TRAP transporter small permease, whose protein sequence is MKNTLRQVKRATNWALSRIAAVLLIGMAALVVYQVFTRYVLGSPSAFTEELVRYFLIWTGFIAAAYAFGSRQHMALLFVRDRFPGVSRKVVMVFTDLLILLFALLVITIGGARLALSARLELSALLGISRGLVYAVAPLSGAFIVLIQLINIWEDAAGVELLNDEKEEVR, encoded by the coding sequence ATGAAGAATACTCTGCGGCAAGTCAAACGGGCCACAAACTGGGCTCTGTCGCGTATCGCAGCCGTCCTGCTGATCGGGATGGCGGCCCTGGTGGTCTACCAGGTGTTCACTCGCTACGTCCTCGGCTCCCCGTCGGCGTTTACCGAAGAACTCGTACGTTACTTCCTCATTTGGACAGGGTTCATCGCCGCCGCGTACGCCTTCGGTAGTCGTCAGCACATGGCGCTGCTGTTCGTTCGAGATAGGTTCCCGGGCGTCTCACGGAAGGTTGTAATGGTCTTCACCGACCTCCTGATCCTGCTGTTCGCGCTCTTGGTGATCACTATAGGTGGCGCGAGACTGGCGCTCAGCGCACGGCTAGAGCTATCGGCGCTGCTCGGCATTTCTCGAGGACTGGTCTACGCCGTTGCCCCGCTTTCCGGAGCCTTCATCGTGCTCATTCAGCTGATCAACATTTGGGAGGATGCCGCCGGCGTCGAACTCCTCAATGATGAGAAGGAGGAAGTACGATGA
- a CDS encoding TRAP transporter substrate-binding protein yields the protein MRKKAHMKRILAALLAGMFSVTLAACAQTGVSNSEDATSDNPMVLQLAHNLSETHVTSIALQDFADRVEEASGGRLIVEIFPNGQLGSETEVLEQLQAGVVDMTRVGSPGLATYNNGYHAFGLPFIFEDTEHFYETMDSDEMREFFMSSYDDGFVGLTYYTSGARSFYTADTPIEKPEDLQGLKIRVQDMRSQTEMMEVLGGTPVVMGFGDVYTALQTGIIDGAESNETALTQSQHGQVAKVFSLTEHTMIPDMLVISSTVWDELTPEDQELLIDAAVASTEAHKIAWDEEIASAVEEASTEMGVEFVRDIDKTPFQDATAGLADEFAAEYDHVDDVLDIVDQYR from the coding sequence GTGAGAAAGAAAGCACACATGAAAAGGATCCTTGCTGCGTTGCTGGCAGGAATGTTCTCGGTCACCTTGGCTGCCTGTGCCCAAACAGGTGTGTCCAATAGCGAGGATGCGACCTCGGACAATCCGATGGTCCTGCAACTGGCGCATAACTTATCGGAAACCCACGTGACATCCATTGCTCTGCAAGATTTTGCAGACCGCGTGGAGGAAGCCAGCGGTGGGCGTTTGATTGTTGAAATATTCCCGAATGGCCAGCTCGGGTCGGAGACCGAGGTGCTCGAGCAACTCCAGGCCGGTGTGGTGGATATGACCCGAGTTGGGTCACCGGGTCTGGCCACCTATAACAACGGCTACCACGCGTTCGGTCTCCCCTTCATCTTCGAAGACACCGAGCATTTTTACGAGACCATGGACTCCGATGAGATGCGAGAGTTCTTTATGTCCTCCTATGATGATGGTTTCGTAGGTCTGACCTACTACACCTCGGGCGCGCGTTCGTTCTACACGGCCGACACCCCCATTGAGAAGCCCGAAGATCTCCAGGGCTTGAAGATTCGTGTTCAGGACATGCGCTCTCAGACCGAAATGATGGAGGTACTGGGCGGTACACCGGTTGTGATGGGATTCGGGGACGTCTACACCGCACTGCAAACGGGAATCATCGACGGCGCCGAGTCGAATGAGACGGCACTTACCCAGAGTCAGCATGGTCAGGTTGCCAAGGTCTTTTCGCTGACCGAGCACACCATGATCCCGGACATGCTGGTGATCTCCTCGACCGTTTGGGACGAGCTGACACCGGAGGACCAGGAGCTGCTTATCGACGCCGCTGTGGCGTCCACCGAAGCTCACAAGATCGCCTGGGACGAGGAGATCGCAAGCGCAGTTGAAGAGGCCAGCACCGAAATGGGGGTCGAGTTTGTACGCGATATCGACAAGACGCCCTTCCAGGACGCAACCGCAGGTCTCGCTGACGAATTTGCAGCCGAGTACGACCACGTCGACGACGTGCTCGACATCGTGGATCAGTACCGATGA
- a CDS encoding TIM-barrel domain-containing protein, whose amino-acid sequence MRICSKVERVERLNDQTAIHTDGVEVRVRFVTDDIVRIRAGFDGGFDEASYSLVTTAWPDRLDEFMGDRRTRIEPAQARFTDGDDEAILQGDHLKVVIEKDPFRICVYDGDGTLLHADIVDLGYQEDSNRRRIHTSQIADDDCFYGFGEKSGIFNKAQKAMSMSPKDAMGYDPRETDSLYKHIPYYVKLNRGTRKAVGYFYHNTSECDFDMGREKSNYWPRHSRYRADAGDIDLFLIAGPTIREVVQRYTDLTGKSVMLPKTALGYLGSSMYYPELPKDADQAIVGFIDTTKSYDIPVDGFQLSSGYCETETTEGLKRCFFTWNDERFPDPERFFAEMTERGITVSPNVKPGILLVHPMMEQMQREGIFVKDAAGDKDALGTWWGGKAHFVDFTNEHAREVWKELLTEYVLDKGTSSVWNDNCEYESVIDKDARVSFDGAGGTIGHLKSVMPNLFCQITEDAIEEAFGNVRPFIVCRSGHAGIQRYAQTWAGDNRTGWDSLEYNIATILGMSLSGVANQGADIGGFYGPTPEPELFVRWVQNGIFQPRFSIHSVNTDNTVTEPWMYHEYTGYIRDAIQFRYRMFPYLYSLMARAHETGLPIMEPMCSAFQDDPACYDEGVDFMLGDSLLVANVVTKGATTRRVYLPADETFYDLATRERYLGGRAIEVPVELGTIPVFVRAGGIVPLADEQLTNLATQQVTKLHLLCAPDRDGQFTLYEDDGVSRDYESGIWHRMRIDMRAGEQTVLAFSNEGGYRSPIESVLLDVIHREKAPFWVKVDGVELPHFLNRRAFDEAESGWYYSQTLKSVQIKYPNPDADYEVVVSFEQFDMIGM is encoded by the coding sequence ATGCGGATTTGCAGCAAAGTGGAGCGTGTCGAGCGGCTGAACGATCAGACCGCGATTCACACCGACGGCGTCGAGGTCAGGGTCCGGTTCGTCACCGATGACATCGTGCGCATCAGGGCCGGATTCGACGGCGGTTTCGATGAGGCGTCCTACAGCTTGGTGACCACTGCTTGGCCTGATCGTCTCGATGAATTCATGGGGGATAGGCGCACCCGCATCGAGCCTGCTCAGGCAAGATTCACCGACGGCGACGATGAGGCGATTCTGCAGGGCGACCATCTCAAGGTGGTGATCGAAAAGGACCCATTTCGGATCTGCGTCTATGACGGCGACGGCACCCTGCTGCACGCGGACATCGTCGATCTCGGCTACCAAGAAGACAGCAACCGCCGCCGGATTCACACCAGCCAGATCGCCGACGACGACTGTTTCTACGGATTCGGCGAGAAGAGCGGCATCTTCAACAAGGCGCAAAAGGCCATGTCGATGAGCCCGAAGGACGCGATGGGCTACGACCCGCGCGAAACCGACTCGCTCTACAAGCACATCCCGTACTACGTCAAGCTCAATCGCGGCACTCGCAAGGCGGTCGGCTACTTCTACCACAACACCTCCGAGTGCGACTTCGACATGGGGCGTGAGAAGAGCAACTACTGGCCCCGGCACAGCCGCTACCGGGCTGACGCCGGCGACATCGACCTCTTCCTCATTGCCGGTCCGACCATCCGCGAGGTGGTGCAGCGCTATACCGACCTGACCGGCAAGTCGGTGATGCTGCCGAAAACCGCGCTGGGCTACCTCGGGTCGTCCATGTACTACCCCGAACTGCCCAAAGACGCAGACCAGGCGATCGTCGGATTCATCGACACCACCAAGAGCTACGACATCCCTGTAGATGGTTTCCAATTGTCGAGCGGGTATTGCGAGACCGAGACCACCGAGGGTCTCAAGCGCTGCTTCTTCACCTGGAACGACGAACGGTTTCCTGATCCCGAGCGTTTCTTCGCCGAGATGACCGAGCGAGGCATCACGGTGTCGCCGAATGTGAAGCCGGGGATTCTGCTCGTCCACCCGATGATGGAGCAGATGCAACGCGAAGGGATCTTCGTCAAGGATGCCGCCGGCGATAAGGACGCGTTGGGCACCTGGTGGGGTGGCAAGGCCCACTTTGTCGATTTCACGAACGAGCACGCCCGCGAAGTGTGGAAGGAGTTGCTCACCGAATACGTGCTCGACAAAGGCACCTCGTCGGTCTGGAACGACAACTGCGAATACGAGAGCGTCATCGACAAGGACGCCCGCGTCTCGTTCGATGGAGCAGGTGGCACCATCGGCCACCTCAAATCGGTGATGCCGAACCTCTTCTGCCAGATAACCGAGGACGCCATAGAAGAAGCCTTCGGCAATGTGCGGCCGTTCATCGTGTGCCGTTCCGGGCATGCGGGTATTCAGCGTTATGCGCAGACCTGGGCCGGAGACAACCGCACCGGCTGGGATTCCCTCGAATACAATATCGCCACCATTTTGGGCATGAGCCTATCGGGAGTGGCCAACCAGGGCGCCGACATCGGCGGATTCTATGGCCCCACGCCCGAGCCCGAGCTATTCGTCCGCTGGGTTCAGAACGGTATATTCCAGCCGCGCTTCTCCATTCATTCGGTCAATACCGACAATACGGTGACCGAGCCGTGGATGTATCACGAATACACCGGTTACATTCGTGACGCCATCCAGTTCAGATACCGCATGTTCCCGTATTTGTATTCACTGATGGCCAGAGCCCACGAGACGGGGCTGCCGATCATGGAGCCGATGTGCAGCGCCTTCCAGGATGACCCTGCCTGCTACGACGAGGGCGTCGACTTCATGCTCGGAGACTCGCTGCTGGTCGCCAACGTGGTGACAAAAGGGGCGACGACCCGCCGGGTGTATCTGCCGGCCGATGAGACGTTCTACGATCTGGCCACGCGCGAGCGCTATCTCGGTGGCCGGGCGATCGAGGTGCCGGTCGAGCTGGGCACCATCCCGGTCTTCGTGCGCGCCGGTGGCATCGTTCCATTGGCGGATGAGCAACTCACCAACCTGGCCACGCAGCAGGTCACCAAGTTGCATCTGCTGTGTGCGCCCGACCGCGACGGACAGTTCACCCTGTATGAGGACGATGGCGTCAGCCGGGATTACGAATCCGGAATCTGGCATCGGATGCGGATCGATATGCGGGCCGGTGAGCAGACCGTGCTCGCGTTCAGCAATGAAGGTGGCTATCGCAGCCCGATCGAATCGGTTCTGCTGGATGTCATTCACCGGGAGAAAGCGCCGTTCTGGGTGAAGGTCGACGGAGTAGAGCTTCCGCATTTCTTGAACCGGCGAGCCTTCGATGAGGCCGAGAGCGGCTGGTATTACTCCCAAACTCTCAAGTCGGTGCAAATAAAGTACCCGAATCCTGACGCCGATTATGAGGTCGTCGTCTCGTTTGAACAATTCGACATGATCGGAATGTGA